The Lolium rigidum isolate FL_2022 chromosome 1, APGP_CSIRO_Lrig_0.1, whole genome shotgun sequence region GCTAGTGCATAAATAAGATTGCTGACCTTCCCATCCTTGTGGACCTTCCCATCCTTGTGGAGTTCAGTGATCTGTTTCATGGAATAGTGTACATGTCAGTGAAATGTGCATCGCTGGTACGTCATTACTACGAACATAAGTGAAAATGTGACTGTAACTTACCCTTCTCTCAAACCAGCCAACAAACTCTTGCCCGTGTTGCTTATCAGGATTACGAGAATTGTTCCTTTTCAGCTCCTCGAGATGTTCCCTACAAAGAGAAATGATAGTTAGTTCAACACGACATTATTAATGCACATAAGaatgatataatataaatacatagcTATATCCTTACTTAGCCCATTTCACGGTGTCCCGCAGCTTGTTAGTATGAAATGCCTCATGTCATTAACCTCAGCCAAAGATAGTTGTTCAAGAGCAAAACCTTTCTTGGAGTAATCAACTGTACTCATTATGGTAATCCCTGTTGGTggttgatctgcacgtccatcttCATGGCGTTCGGACTGACTTATCTTTGTAGGCATGCCATCAACGAATCGACTGCAAAAAGTCATGCACTCTTCGAGTATGTACCCCTCTCAATAGAACCCTCCGGGTGAGCCTTGTTACGCACATACCCTTTCAGCCGTACGCAAGTATCGCTCAATTGGATACATCCATCTCGTACAAGACAGGCCCTCCCAATCGTGCCTCTTCAGCGAGATGAATTGGCAGATGCATCATAATATCAAAGAATGCAGGTGGAAAGATCATCTCGAGCTGGCATAGAGTTTCTGGGATTGTTTCGCTCAACTTCACCAAATCCTCATCCTTTAACTCCTTGGAGCATAAATCAGAAAAGAATTTACTCAGTTGAAGCAATGGGTTAAGAACATTCTCTGGCAGAAGCTTGCGCAATGCAATAGGAAGAAGTTTCGAAATATAACATGACAGTCATGAGTTTTGAGTCCAGTAATCTTGCACTGATCGAGGACCACACATCGTTTAATGTGTGAAGCATATCCATCGGGCATCTTAATGCTCTGCAAAAATTTGAGGAGCAATATCTTCTCTTCCTTTTTTAAAGCATAGCAACCTTTCTTTATTTCATACTTGTTCTTACCGGGCTTTGGATGTCTGGTCCTTCCTAATTTTCAAGTACTCCAAATCAAGACGAGCCTTCACACCATCCTTTGATTTCCCATCCATCTCAAGCAAAGTCCCAAGAACGCTGTCGCAGATGTTCTTCTCGATGTGCATAACATCCAAATTGTGTCCAGGAAGGGAAATTTTACAAAAGCTATGACTTTGTGATCCAGTATTCATAAGTCTGTGCAAAATTTCAAATATGCGTATTCTTGTCGAAACTACATTTTGGTTCTGAGACAGACAGCTCGTAGAGCCTGTTCACCAATTGCTGTGTCCTTTTTTTTTCTCATGCAACAGCAATATCAGTGCTGCCCGGTGTGACATTCCATAAAAATAGAAGACTCACACTCGTCCTGACATCTCTGATCATGCATCGTCTGAACTTCAGGACCCTCTTGAACATCTCACATTGCTCTCTCCGAGTGTTTAAGAAAGAAGCATTACTCTCTCTGAATGTGTTTGACGGTAACACTCGAACCTTGACAGCGCCAAAAATGAAAGGAAAGAATTGAGATCTGCCTGCCACCATGTAATCCCTGATATGAACTATGGCTGTAACCATTCTGCCTTTTCACACTAAAACTAGCGATGGGGTCCGGCCGGATCCGGCACGCCGATAATATAATTGCTCCAGAAAGGTCAAGCACTTGAGGAACCGTAGAGGCGTAGAGTGAACTGAAATTATGCAGACCCCATTTGGGAATGAGATAATTAGAAGTTTGATCAACTTGTAAGACGAAAGTAATCTGGTGATTCATCCAAAACAGTTATGAAGTTTCAAACTTGCATATTGCATATGATATGCCCACAAGGACAGATAGCAAGCATACTTTATATACAGTTATACAGCATCAAAAGTGATTTAATTGGTACCACCAACCACTTGGTTGCACTTACTTAAACCAAGTTCCAAGTGCACAGCTCCAACATCCAACTTAACAAAATCGGACACCACTTCTAAAACTTGCTTGCACTTACTTAAAGAAGGTCCAAGTGCATCAAACTTGACAAACTAAGACACCACTGCTAGCACTTGCTTGCAGTAACTTAAACCAGGTCCAAGTGCAGAACTTTAACATAACACTTAATAATAACATAAGACACCAGTTGAGTCTAACACATAGAAGCTAGATTTCCACATCCTAACCATGGAGAGGGTTAGCAAACAGCCAGGTGAAACCGTTGCCGCGGCAAAACAGCATCACTATCTTCCTATTGACTTCCCAGCCGGCCTCCTTGATGAAGTCCTTCCAACAATCAATCTTTACACGCCCATCATCATTAAGGAGCACCTTGTATGATCCAGTAACACTCACAGCTGGATAGAATCGAACAGTGATATCTCCAGTTATCTCCAAGTCATCTGGAACCGCACGCATTGGTAGCCTCTGCAATATCAATATCATGGTTCAAAACTTTGTATCAAGAATGGAAACAGCACTGTTAAAAATCGAAGAAAATAACTTGATGTCACACGTACCATCTGCTTTTTGTTGACATCAGTAGATGTTAGTGTATGCACAATAACAGAACAAGTGCCATCAGCACAAGCATAGACCTGGAATATGGATTCCAAAAACCTGCGTACCATCTGCTTCTCCATAGTGGTAACAATGTTGGAACGAGTCGCAATAACTGATTCAGTAAGCTTATGTATCTTCTGCAAGTCCACAGGGATATAATCATAAGGAATCTGGTATCACTTTTAACCATGTATGTTAAAAGCATATATCTTAATAGTAATAAATATCTATCTAATTCTATAGGTTCTATGCAGAatcatgttgatgttattcagatATGACAAAGGTATATGGTAACTATAAACACTAGCTTGTTACTTGACAGGTTGGAGCACAAATAGAAACTCAACTTAAATAGCAGAAGCTAGACAACTTGCAAATCAACTCCACACAGTTTTTTTTATGCAGCAAGGACCATTTTAGTTCTTTATAAGATTAGCATTTCGAGAGCATACTGTGGTTATGTTGAAGGAATGCGTGagaatattattcataaaaactaTCAAGTATATCTAATTTATTGCTGTAGCACTTCTCTGTCAACAACGGCAACTTTTGTATTGCATTAACTTGGTTAAGAATTCTGAATCTGAATAATGTTAGGTTTCGGACGATAAAAAAGACAGAAGTTTCAAATCAAATAAAAGGAAATTCTTCAAGATAACATAAGATTTACAAAATACGAGGACGAGTTCGGAGATCGGGCCTTGCGAATGCGCTTCCTCAAACCGATAGCTGCGACGGCGTCTTGCCGGTTTCCCGATCCGTGACGGCGCATCCTCGACCCTCCGAGCCGACGATGCCATCTTGCCGGTTACCCGATCTGTGACGGCGCTTCCTCGACCCGCCGGCGACGAGGCCGTCTTGCCGGTTCTCGATCCTCCGGCGGCGATGGCAAGAGAATGCTCCCTCTGCAAGTCCACAGGGATAATCATAAAGAATCACTTTTAACACGAGCATCAACACATGGAAATCCACGAAACAGCTGTGCGGGTGGTTGCCACGGCGAAGCATTATGAACCAAGCACTACCCACCCGCCAACTCTGGTGATGGAAAACATGAACACAAGTGGAACCTATTATGTACCGTGAGAGTAAAGATTAGAGATCAGACCTTCCTCGATCCGACTGCGGCGTCTCCGCGATTCTTCGATCCGCCCGCGCGAGACGGCATGGCGACGCTTCCAGGACCCGCCAACAGCGTCGGCGTCTTTGCGATGTGTCGATCCGGCAGCGGAGGCGGCATGACGACGCTTCCTCGACccgccggcggcgacggtgtcTTCGCGCTTCCTCGATCCGCTtgcggcgacggcgtcgtggctcGAACTGCGACCTACGGCACGGCGGCGCTTCGTGAAGCCGCCACCGGGGACGGCGTCTTGGCGGGCCTTCGATCCGCCGGCGGAGCCGGCAAGGCGGCGCTTCCTGGACCAGCGAGCGGCGTCGTCTGGAACCTTCTTCTTCTCTGATTTCTTCCaaaatgcggcggcggcggcagcgtgttTTTCCTTACATGCTACATCAAGGGGAAGTATTATTTGTGGGACGTAGGTCAACTGGATGAAAATAGATGAAAATAGGACACAAATTGTGGCGACGGCTTACATGAACAAGAAGCTTCCTCATCGTCGCTATCAAAGAGTACTATCACTTCCTGGATCTCCATCTTCTGTCCTCTGGCGACGGAGACTCTGGTGCGATTTGGTCTGTACACAAAGGGGaatagaaagagaagaaagagaacAGGGGTCCGGTCGCATATATCAATCTGAATAAAGGGAGACAGGGCGTCAAGCCATAAGTGTATTTTCACCTACTCGGGTAATAGCATCTCCAACAGTAAAAACGCGCGCAAAAAAAACCACCAGTTTAGCGCGCGGGAACCCGCGCGAatcgcaaacggacacgcgaaaAAGCCGCGCGCTAAAAACTTTGTCGCGTCCGCGATTTTTGCGCTATCCCGCCGGGAAACTTGCCTCTTAGGCTGCCGCGCATGCTATAAACGCCACGTGCGCGCAAGCCAACCTCGCGGAAACTTCAGCCGCCCGTGTGTCTCTCCACCTCTGCCTCCCACGTCTCCCCGCTCCGCCTCCGCCGACACGATGCCTCCCTGCCGTCGCTCCTCCTCCAGCTACCGCGGCCAAGCAGCCACTTCGACGCagagatccgctccggcgaggagcgcatcCGCCTTGGCACGTTCGAggcggcgcacgaggcggcgcgcgcgCCTACGATGTCATCGCCTTgcgcctcggccgctcccgccgcACAATGAACTTCGACGATGTGTGGACGCGGGAGCGGGCGCCGGCGCTCGCCCCGCCGTCGTCGGCCGTCACGCGTGAGCAGCAACGGCTCCATCAAAGAGCAAGCGGCggtggagaagaagaaggcggaCCGCGAGCAGAGCCAGGCGGCGTCGGCGACGAGGAAGGCGGAGAGGGTGGAGAAGGCCGCGAGGAAggtggaggagaagaaaaacggcgcCGGGTCacgatcgtcctctcctcctctcatcctcctccttcgagtggacatccACTCCGGTGTCCGACACCACCAACTCTTCGGACTTCGACTGGGACTCGGAGTAGATTAGGGTAGTTTCAAATAAATGTCGATGTACCATCGAACTTCCTTAATGAGTGTAGCCCCCCACATCACCTCCATTACCCTGCGTCAAATacacctagggttttccaagttggAAAGTGTCGCCATATGTGGCGGCATTTGATTTTAGTTCTATGATCAGCACGACGACCCCTTGTGTATGTACAACTGCTTCTCGATACATACCGTTATATCTGGAATGGCATAGATCGACCGTCACATCGCCCATCTGGACTGACATAGATCGACGGTACCATCTCCCATCTACAATCATATTTGAAGGCAACACTATGACCTCTAGTAGCCTCAAAGTGAAGGTGCCATTATGTTTCTGCCAATGAGCGTAGCCCCCTCCCCCACATCACCTCCATTACCCTGCATCAaatacctagggtttccaagttgGAAAGTGTCGACATATGTAGCGACATTTGATTTTGGTTCTATGATCAACACGACGACCCCTTTTGCATGCACAACTGCTTCTCGATACCAACCGTTATATCTGGAATGGCATAGATGGACCATCGCATCGCCCATCTGGACTGACATAGATCGACCATACCATCGCCCATCTACAATCATATTTCAAGGCCATACTATGACCTAGAAGCCTCAAAGTGAGGGTGCCATTATGTTTCTTTCAATGAgcctagcccccccccccccccacatcaCCTCCATTACCCTGCATCAAGTacacctagggttttccaagttggAAAGTGTCACCATATGTGGCGGCATTTGATATTGGTTCTATGAGCAGCACGATGACCCCTTGTGTATGTACAGATGCTTCTCGATACATACTGTTATATCTGGAATGGCATAGATCGACCGTTGCATCGCCCATCTGAACTGACATAGACCGACATAGATCGACGGTACCATCTCCCATCTACAATCATATTTCAAGGCAACACTATGACCTATAGTAGCCTCAAAGTGAAGGTGCCATTATGTTTCTGTCAATGAGCGTAGCACCCCTCCCCCACATCACCTCCATTACCCTACATCAAGTACACCTAGGGTTTTTCAAGTTGGAAAGTGTCGACATATGTGGCGGCATTTCATTTTGGTTCCATGATCAACATGATGACCCCTTGTGTATGTACAAATACTTCTCGATACAAACCGTTATATATGGAATGGCATAGATGGACCGTCGCATCGCCCATCTGGACCGGCATAGATGGACCGTCGCATCGCCAGAACCGCTCGGCAGCGATGGAGGAAGAGAGACAGTAGTACAAAAATCCTTACCGTCGGCGCATGGATTTGGGCTATCGATGGCGCATTCgcgttcgccggcgatcacctcgccggtggtaaggggTTATCCCCGGCACCTTCGCGTTCGCCGGCGCGCGGTAATATGAATATACCCCCGTGCATAAGACCAAATCGCCAGCAGCCGCTCGACGAGCAGCAACCCATGGTGGTTGAAGGCGAAGCGACAGGTCGgccgccggcgtcgaggtcgccgTGTTCAGTCCATCTGCAGAACGGGCGGATGGGCGGCCAGGATGCGAGCTGCATCTCGCAACCGCCGTCGAGGTCGCGTGGTCCATGACATTTTTTTTTCCAATTTATTTCATTATTCTAAACATTCCCTCCAAAACGAATTAGTTTCCCGCCACCTAATTTAGCTACTACAGTAGTTTGCGCCAATATTTTCCAACCTCCCGCTAAGCCCCCTAATTACTTTCCTTATAAAAAAATTTGTTCCCACCAAAATAGCCTATATTTAACCTTCCCGCTAAACTACCCGTAACTATCGATTATAAATCACGGCGTCAGCTCGCCCGATTGGATCTGAGGTCTCTTCCCAGCTTCTCCTCACGGCGTCAACACAGGAAAACACGGACGGTAATTCACTTACCCTGCATCCAGAACCACCGACGGCCGTATTCTTCCCCTGCATCCCCCGCGGCCGTATTCTTCCCCTGCATCGAGCGATTGAGCGAAGTTCCCACCTCCCGCGGCATGATGCCCTGGAGCCCGGACATGGCGCCGAGGGAGAGTGGGATGGGGCCGACGAGGCTGCAGTTGTCGAGGCGGAGGACGCGGAGCTGGGTGGCGGAGGTGGGGAGGGCGGGCGGGATGCGCCAGCCGCCCGTGGAGGCGTTGAGGCGCGGATTGTCGTCGAGGCGTTGAGGCGTTGATCCGCCCGTGCAGGCGTTCAGCCGCCCGTGCAGGCTGAGGTCCTGGAGGGCGGGCGGTGGGGGTGGGGAAGGTAAGCGGGAGCGTGCCGGCGAGGCGTTCTTGAGGGTGGGGAAGGTAGCGTGTAGGCCAATACGGTACATCCCGATTTGCATTAGTTCTATTGCAACCCATCTCAACAAATCTGATAGAGTTAGCTGCACGAACCTCTGCAATTTTTAGATGGATATCATCTTCATTTTTGTGCTTAATAATAATAGATTGGTAGGCGGTTTGCTGCACCCTTGAGTGGATGCAAACCAGGTTCTCATAAGGTGATGCAATAACTTTCTATGTTTTCCATGTCACCGCTCGAATGTTCCAAATGCTTTTCTTCACCGGATTCGTCAGTTATAGGATTCACCGAGATAACTTTCTATGTTTTCCGGTTTAAAATACGGTAATTGTTTAAAAATGGATGTACTTCTGccctagatacatctattttcgcAATTATTTTAAACCGGAGAAAGTATAGTACTTTTGTATGGAATAATTTATGTGCTAAGTGTTCCGAGTAAGTCATTGTTGCACGGGCAAGAAAAAGTATTTCTAATAAAAAATATTGGTACTTACTCCCGAGCATGTTTGATTGACTATATATGACAGATATACAACTACCAATTGCCTTTTAAGGTCTTTACAAATGCTCCACATTGTTATTGATGTTATTACACATTACAAATATCATACTCTTTATCCTATGTGGTGCATAATTAAATAATGAGGAGAGAAGACAAAATCGTCTTATATCTAGAAATCATCTCTTACGCTTATATCTACAAATCAGCTTCCATGAGATGCCCGAAATGCTTTTGTTCGCCCGATTACGTTCGGGAGCCTTTTTTCTGTAACTTGCTTGTTATGGTGGCTGCGTTTTGGTGCTATGATAGCCATGCCCAGCTTTAGATGTTGCCTGTAGTATATGacactgttttatttgtactaggTTGTATGCAGTTATGCACTTTTATAACATCTAACTTGTTTCTTGTCTAATGTTTGAATAACACATTATATACTGATGTTCAAATTTAGCTAATCCTAATTCATACAATATTAATTTCAACTGAGTGAACTTCTTACTGGATTGCTTCTTCCCTTCTTACTGGATTTGCATTAGTTCTATTGCAACCCATCTCAACAAATTGTTAGATCACAGGTCCAGAACACAACGCGAATTCGTGGATTCGTGAAAGACGGGGTTTTTGCACAATGCGATAGTAGACTGATTATCAATCTTCAGTACTGATTTTTCAGCCTCATGACCAAGTAGCTCACCAATTAACCTGCTTAGCCATATCCCCTGACACGAAGCAGCTGTAGCAGCCACATACTCTGCTTCACACGAGGATATAGCGACAATTCTTTGCTTCTGAGATGTCCACGACACTGGGCAATTACCAAAGAAATACAGGACCCCCGTAGTGCTTTTTGCTGTAACATTTATGCATGTTTGGCTTCTTGTACTTGTGTTTAAGAGATTGTTTCCAAGATATTGAAGTGCTAAAGTATGCCTGCTTtcgttt contains the following coding sequences:
- the LOC124680189 gene encoding uncharacterized protein LOC124680189 gives rise to the protein MRRHGSGNRQDAVAAIGLRKRIRKKIHKLTESVIATRSNIVTTMEKQMVRRFLESIFQVYACADGTCSVIVHTLTSTDVNKKQMRLPMRAVPDDLEITGDITVRFYPAVSVTGSYKVLLNDDGRVKIDCWKDFIKEAGWEVNRKIVMLFCRGNGFTWLFANPLHG